In Candidatus Beckwithbacteria bacterium, a genomic segment contains:
- a CDS encoding MFS transporter encodes MKNSKALIFLSVVMLVNSISYGTIIPLLYPFAERFGVGPLQLSWLITSFSLAQFLATPIIGRLSDRYGRKPLLLISLLGSSLSLVLFAMSENITMLFLSRILDGVTGGNYSVAQAVIADSTQEGKERTKAYGILGASFGVGFLLGPAIGGFMSKISLSAPFWFAAGLALLGVLLGLAFLTETNTNQGKASREPLFNFKAMIKTLSAPVIGTVLLVSFLATIAQNSWVIGFQSFTVDELKLDTTTIGLIFSLIGLTSIIVQGVGIRVLLDKVSNKKLILQVSLLLCTIVMGLLGLTHSLIPFLIVIVFYSIVSAPLLAVTSSLLSEGTRAEDQGGIMGINQSYSSLGQIIGPLLAGVIAERSINAVFLLSGLMIGLALLASQKLGEKAAKPVNL; translated from the coding sequence ATGAAAAACAGTAAAGCTCTTATTTTTCTATCTGTTGTTATGCTGGTCAACTCGATCAGCTACGGGACAATTATTCCACTTTTGTATCCATTTGCTGAGCGTTTTGGAGTAGGGCCGCTGCAACTGTCCTGGCTGATTACCTCATTTTCTTTGGCTCAGTTTTTAGCAACTCCAATTATTGGCCGGCTATCTGACCGCTATGGTCGCAAACCATTGCTACTCATTAGCTTGCTGGGAAGTAGTTTGTCTTTGGTTTTATTTGCTATGTCAGAAAATATCACCATGCTATTTTTATCCAGGATCTTAGATGGGGTAACAGGTGGCAACTATTCAGTTGCTCAAGCTGTGATTGCTGATAGCACCCAAGAAGGTAAAGAACGGACCAAAGCTTATGGAATTTTAGGAGCCTCGTTTGGGGTGGGATTTTTATTAGGGCCAGCTATTGGCGGTTTTATGAGCAAAATCAGTTTATCGGCCCCGTTTTGGTTTGCAGCTGGACTAGCCTTGCTTGGAGTTTTACTAGGCCTAGCCTTTTTGACCGAAACCAATACTAATCAGGGTAAAGCCAGCCGTGAGCCACTTTTCAATTTTAAAGCTATGATCAAAACCTTATCTGCTCCGGTTATTGGTACTGTTTTGCTGGTTAGCTTTTTGGCAACTATTGCTCAAAACAGTTGGGTGATTGGTTTTCAATCGTTTACTGTGGATGAGCTAAAACTTGATACTACCACTATTGGCCTGATTTTTAGCCTGATTGGCCTAACTAGCATTATTGTCCAAGGAGTTGGAATTAGAGTTTTGCTAGATAAGGTGAGTAATAAAAAACTGATCCTCCAAGTTTCATTACTATTATGCACCATTGTTATGGGTCTTTTGGGTCTGACTCATAGTTTGATTCCTTTTTTAATTGTGATTGTTTTTTATTCTATAGTGAGTGCGCCCTTGCTGGCAGTCACTAGCTCACTGCTTTCTGAAGGTACTAGAGCAGAGGATCAGGGTGGGATTATGGGGATCAACCAGTCGTATTCATCTTTAGGACAAATCATTGGACCACTCCTGGCTGGGGTGATTGCTGAACGTTCAATTAATGCGGTTTTTCTGCTGTCTGGATTGATGATCGGTCTTGCCTTGCTGGCTTCACAAAAACTGGGAGAAAAAGCGGCTAAACCGGTGAATTTGTAA
- a CDS encoding helix-turn-helix transcriptional regulator, translating into MKTRIKEFRAKYNLTQEALAEAVGVRRETIVFLEQGKYNPSLKLAHEVAEALKTSIDELFEFEE; encoded by the coding sequence ATGAAAACCCGGATTAAAGAATTTCGAGCTAAATACAATCTGACTCAAGAAGCCTTAGCTGAAGCCGTGGGAGTGCGGCGGGAAACCATAGTTTTTTTAGAGCAAGGTAAGTACAATCCATCACTCAAATTGGCACATGAAGTAGCGGAAGCTCTTAAAACTTCAATTGACGAATTGTTTGAGTTTGAAGAGTAA